A window of Haliscomenobacter hydrossis DSM 1100 contains these coding sequences:
- a CDS encoding M56 family metallopeptidase, translating to MIWYLLKFIFGSALLWGIYHLWLEQEKMHHFKRFYLLFALVFSLTTPLIHISLPGTLAFQAKTMEGFVPALNPEMSELTEQTTSPNMGLPLAWLPILFYGLIAAFMLLRYLFNLYHIFTRSKIGGSLQYAGVPVVVLEEDCPAHSFFNTIFINARDYQQQQLARAILSHELAHVRQGHTFDVLFVELLRVFFWFNPFLWVYKKAIQLNHEFLADEAVLKQDFDVPTYQHLLLDKIVQNQRLKLVNQFDYLITKKRLIMMTKMANRRRFFWKLTALLPLFLGLTLAVCNQGQAQTKPDAVPKILAQNDQQTGVSQDVLDEYNQGVKKFLDTMEAIKGKKGAWIRLEHFNMKRLNDIYKSMSDVQKAEVKTIPNFVPKPPPPAKKSPTQEQLNTWASTDVYGVWVDDKRVKNSSLNQYKPNAFGFFAVSKLYKNAIPPGSNRRYQVNLYTHAAYQKAFIENW from the coding sequence ATGATCTGGTACCTCCTTAAGTTTATTTTTGGCTCGGCATTGCTCTGGGGGATTTATCATCTTTGGCTGGAGCAAGAAAAAATGCACCATTTCAAGCGCTTTTACCTGCTTTTTGCTTTGGTGTTTTCATTGACAACACCACTTATTCACATCAGTTTGCCCGGTACCTTGGCCTTTCAAGCGAAGACAATGGAGGGGTTTGTTCCGGCATTGAATCCTGAGATGTCGGAATTGACTGAACAAACTACAAGTCCAAACATGGGCTTGCCATTGGCCTGGCTGCCCATCCTTTTTTATGGACTCATAGCTGCATTTATGTTGCTGCGTTACCTGTTCAACCTCTACCACATTTTTACCCGCAGCAAAATTGGAGGAAGTTTGCAGTATGCCGGTGTGCCGGTGGTGGTGCTGGAAGAGGATTGCCCCGCCCATTCGTTTTTCAACACTATTTTTATCAATGCACGTGATTACCAACAGCAGCAGTTGGCGCGGGCCATTTTGAGCCACGAATTGGCCCATGTCCGCCAGGGCCATACTTTTGATGTGTTGTTTGTGGAGCTGTTGCGCGTATTTTTCTGGTTCAACCCTTTTTTGTGGGTATACAAAAAAGCCATTCAACTCAACCACGAATTTTTAGCGGATGAAGCGGTGCTCAAACAGGATTTTGATGTGCCTACTTATCAGCACTTGTTGCTCGATAAAATAGTGCAAAACCAGCGGCTCAAGCTGGTCAATCAATTCGATTATCTCATCACTAAAAAACGACTAATTATGATGACCAAAATGGCCAATCGGCGCAGATTTTTTTGGAAATTGACGGCTTTATTGCCCTTGTTTTTGGGCTTGACTTTGGCGGTGTGTAACCAAGGACAAGCACAAACCAAACCAGATGCGGTGCCTAAAATACTGGCGCAAAACGATCAGCAAACCGGAGTTTCGCAAGATGTGCTGGACGAATACAATCAAGGAGTCAAAAAATTTTTAGACACGATGGAAGCCATAAAGGGTAAAAAGGGAGCATGGATCCGACTTGAACATTTTAACATGAAGCGACTCAATGACATTTATAAATCAATGAGCGATGTGCAAAAGGCTGAAGTAAAAACCATCCCAAACTTTGTACCCAAACCACCGCCGCCAGCCAAAAAATCTCCTACTCAAGAGCAACTGAATACATGGGCTAGTACGGATGTGTATGGGGTGTGGGTCGATGACAAAAGAGTTAAAAATAGTTCCTTGAACCAATATAAACCCAATGCGTTTGGTTTTTTTGCCGTGAGTAAATTGTACAAAAATGCCATCCCACCGGGTAGCAACCGGCGTTACCAAGTAAATCTTTATACCCACGCGGCTTACCAAAAAGCTTTTATAGAAAATTGGTGA
- a CDS encoding BlaI/MecI/CopY family transcriptional regulator, producing MQLSKTEEQVMEYLWKLEKAYMKDLIDAFPDPKPASTTVATLLKRMQDKGAVGYTVHGNSREYYPLIGKNDYFAKQVKGMINNFFEGSTTQFASFFTSATDMSAAELEDLRKLVDQEIKKKRS from the coding sequence ATGCAACTCAGCAAAACCGAAGAACAAGTGATGGAATACCTCTGGAAGCTTGAAAAAGCCTACATGAAAGACTTGATTGATGCCTTCCCGGATCCCAAACCTGCCAGCACTACGGTAGCAACCTTACTGAAACGGATGCAAGACAAGGGAGCGGTTGGCTACACCGTCCACGGCAACTCCCGTGAGTACTACCCGCTCATTGGCAAGAATGATTATTTCGCCAAACAGGTCAAGGGTATGATCAACAACTTTTTCGAAGGTTCCACCACTCAATTCGCATCCTTTTTTACTTCCGCTACAGACATGAGTGCCGCTGAATTGGAAGACCTGCGCAAGTTGGTCGATCAGGAAATCAAAAAGAAACGGTCATGA
- a CDS encoding serine hydrolase domain-containing protein, with protein MSLPKRILRIALYFVVFILLYNIRYYYQYAKIGAAYNAKMACSCVFVSGRSLASVEKEDLYAIPFASQTVDRRKQTVTSTLFGVVSKTALYRPGLGCTLLNTVGAAELQRQTELVVLSKGAQELPDSTLPAAQGQALAKTLDWAFAEKDPSRPVLTRAVVVLHQGKVVAERYAPGINRNTPLLGWSMTKSVTNAMIGILVKDGKLVVDAPAPIDEWKDDKRKAIKLDNLLRMNSGLRFDENYGKVSAATKMLFKIPNAGQYALRFKARAEPGQEWYYSSGTSNILQEIIRRQFNSLNDYLAFPHQRLFDKLGMSTAVMEPDPAGNYVGSSFMFASARDWAKFGQLYLQDGAWNGEQILPRGWAAYSAKETPNSDGQYAAQFWIGYRKDGMPADLFYADGFEGQRVLIVPSKELVVVRLGCTGYNNFEDKRFFKEILGVF; from the coding sequence ATGTCGTTGCCTAAAAGAATCCTGCGGATTGCCCTTTACTTTGTGGTATTCATCCTCCTTTACAATATTCGTTACTATTACCAGTACGCTAAAATTGGTGCAGCCTACAATGCCAAGATGGCTTGCTCCTGTGTGTTTGTCTCCGGCCGCAGTTTGGCTTCGGTGGAAAAGGAAGATTTGTACGCCATTCCTTTTGCCAGCCAAACCGTAGACCGTCGGAAACAAACCGTTACGTCTACATTGTTTGGAGTGGTTTCCAAAACTGCCCTGTACCGCCCAGGCTTGGGTTGTACACTACTTAACACGGTAGGTGCAGCAGAACTTCAGCGGCAAACAGAGCTGGTGGTATTAAGTAAAGGTGCTCAGGAATTGCCAGATTCCACTTTGCCCGCAGCCCAAGGCCAAGCCCTGGCAAAAACCCTGGATTGGGCTTTTGCCGAAAAGGATCCCAGCCGCCCCGTGCTTACCCGTGCGGTGGTAGTTTTGCACCAAGGGAAAGTTGTAGCCGAGCGTTACGCACCCGGCATTAACCGCAATACGCCCCTCTTGGGCTGGTCCATGACCAAAAGTGTGACCAACGCCATGATTGGCATTTTGGTGAAAGACGGCAAACTTGTGGTAGACGCTCCCGCGCCAATCGACGAATGGAAAGATGACAAGCGCAAGGCGATCAAGCTGGATAATTTATTGCGTATGAACAGTGGCCTACGTTTTGATGAAAATTACGGCAAGGTCAGTGCGGCCACCAAAATGTTGTTCAAGATACCCAACGCCGGGCAATATGCACTCCGTTTTAAGGCTCGCGCCGAGCCTGGCCAGGAGTGGTACTATTCCAGCGGCACCAGCAATATTTTGCAAGAGATCATCCGTAGGCAGTTCAACAGTTTGAACGATTACCTGGCCTTTCCACACCAGCGTTTGTTCGACAAACTGGGCATGAGCACTGCGGTGATGGAGCCTGATCCAGCGGGCAATTACGTGGGTTCTTCCTTCATGTTTGCCTCAGCGCGGGATTGGGCCAAGTTTGGGCAGTTGTATTTGCAGGATGGCGCTTGGAATGGCGAGCAGATTTTGCCCCGTGGTTGGGCGGCCTATTCCGCCAAAGAGACGCCGAATTCGGACGGGCAATACGCGGCACAGTTCTGGATCGGTTACCGCAAAGACGGCATGCCTGCTGACTTGTTCTATGCTGATGGTTTTGAAGGCCAGAGGGTATTGATTGTGCCTTCCAAAGAACTGGTGGTGGTGCGTTTGGGCTGCACGGGGTACAACAACTTTGAGGACAAGCGCTTTTTTAAGGAGATTTTGGGGGTGTTTTAG
- a CDS encoding L,D-transpeptidase family protein: MSKLLQPLILTILMLNNLNCSGQQQQTTNTLVDGDRVANARQLVGEKLAQELTQKGLKPGAAIFIRAFKSEQQLEVWVQDSLQFRWFKTYHICKVPGELGPKRKEGDLQVPEGLYWIEVFNPQSSYHLSMGINYPNASDRILSDPKKPGGEIYIHGACGSVGCIPLTDEFIREVYLLALDAKTAGQEKIPVHIFPCRMTEQNKVNLLARNQPHLMPFWENLAEAYDFFVEKKVVPKYEVESNTGRYSIEKM; this comes from the coding sequence ATGTCCAAACTCCTTCAACCTCTTATATTGACCATTTTGATGCTAAACAACCTCAACTGCAGCGGCCAACAACAGCAGACAACGAATACCCTCGTTGATGGCGACCGCGTAGCGAATGCCCGTCAATTGGTGGGTGAAAAACTGGCACAAGAGTTGACCCAAAAAGGATTAAAGCCGGGCGCAGCCATTTTTATCCGAGCCTTCAAATCGGAGCAACAGCTGGAAGTTTGGGTGCAGGATTCCTTGCAATTCCGCTGGTTTAAAACCTATCACATCTGCAAAGTGCCGGGTGAGCTGGGTCCCAAACGCAAGGAGGGCGACCTGCAAGTACCTGAAGGGTTGTACTGGATCGAGGTGTTCAATCCCCAAAGCAGCTATCATCTTTCCATGGGCATCAACTACCCGAATGCGTCTGATCGCATCCTGTCCGACCCCAAAAAACCGGGTGGCGAAATTTACATACACGGTGCCTGTGGCTCAGTGGGTTGTATTCCCCTCACCGACGAGTTCATCCGCGAGGTGTACCTGCTGGCCCTGGACGCCAAAACGGCGGGGCAGGAAAAAATTCCGGTGCACATTTTTCCCTGCCGGATGACGGAGCAAAACAAGGTCAATCTGCTGGCACGCAACCAGCCGCACTTGATGCCCTTTTGGGAGAATCTGGCGGAGGCCTATGATTTTTTTGTGGAAAAGAAGGTGGTGCCGAAGTATGAGGTGGAGTCGAATACTGGGCGGTATTCGATTGAAAAAATGTAA
- a CDS encoding formylglycine-generating enzyme family protein has translation MMKRIYILMSLLLGVLSYISASNLRISAVKIETEAATTFIQFTLAWENAWHNAKNHDAAWVFVKFKPQDPNYNARHCLLNLQGHQVREKMPATLLDPTISMSTDKIGIFVYPSKPYRGNVQWTLRLALDRNSIGLSERTPGEWKVSAMEMVYVPAGGYYLGDPDTTARQAAAFFSKTNPEANSLYEVKAEDQVIPIGEALGQLNYRPSESIYQGDRQGPIPAEFPKGVQAFYIQKYEITQGAYVTFLNDLGTQASFFRANFAGKGYAQSRGSISTEGDQYVAKSTQRPLNFVSWDDGCAFADWAGLRPMTELEFEKACRGPVIPLAHVFPWGTDNKKELARFVDLDDELKLKPGLSEAQLSDDKRAIFGASYWWVMDLAGSLWERVVSAGHPNGRAYRGSHGDGRLSGYGYATNADWPKGDDERGGGYGYRGGGYYEHGKPEGDFNPHSPVSWRNYAAWAGGPRSIAYGFRCVRTAP, from the coding sequence ATGATGAAGCGGATCTACATTTTGATGAGCCTACTGTTGGGCGTACTGAGCTATATTTCAGCCAGCAACCTGCGCATCAGTGCGGTAAAAATAGAAACGGAAGCTGCCACCACCTTCATTCAATTCACCCTTGCCTGGGAAAACGCCTGGCACAACGCCAAAAACCACGATGCAGCCTGGGTTTTTGTCAAATTTAAACCCCAGGATCCCAACTACAACGCCCGGCACTGCTTGCTCAATCTACAAGGTCACCAAGTGAGGGAAAAAATGCCCGCTACTTTGCTTGATCCAACCATAAGCATGAGCACCGATAAAATTGGGATTTTTGTGTATCCCTCCAAGCCCTACCGAGGAAATGTGCAATGGACTTTGCGTCTGGCCCTCGATCGCAATTCAATTGGCCTTTCTGAACGTACTCCCGGAGAGTGGAAGGTGTCGGCTATGGAGATGGTTTATGTGCCTGCTGGAGGCTATTATTTAGGTGACCCCGATACAACTGCTCGACAGGCGGCGGCTTTTTTTAGCAAAACAAACCCTGAAGCGAATAGCCTGTACGAGGTGAAAGCCGAAGACCAAGTCATTCCAATAGGCGAAGCGCTTGGACAACTCAACTACCGCCCCAGTGAATCCATCTACCAAGGTGACCGCCAGGGACCGATTCCCGCAGAATTCCCCAAGGGCGTTCAGGCTTTTTACATTCAAAAATATGAAATCACCCAAGGTGCGTATGTCACTTTTTTGAACGATTTAGGAACCCAGGCTTCGTTCTTTCGCGCCAATTTTGCGGGCAAAGGATATGCCCAATCCCGGGGCAGCATCAGTACAGAAGGTGATCAATATGTGGCCAAAAGTACTCAACGCCCCCTCAATTTCGTGAGTTGGGACGACGGCTGTGCTTTTGCCGATTGGGCAGGCTTAAGGCCCATGACTGAATTGGAATTTGAAAAAGCTTGTCGAGGTCCGGTGATACCCCTTGCCCACGTGTTTCCGTGGGGAACCGACAACAAAAAAGAGCTGGCGCGTTTTGTAGACCTGGATGACGAACTCAAGCTCAAACCTGGCCTCAGCGAAGCTCAGCTCTCCGATGACAAACGGGCCATTTTTGGTGCCTCCTACTGGTGGGTGATGGACCTGGCGGGCAGCTTATGGGAGCGCGTGGTCAGTGCAGGCCACCCCAACGGACGTGCCTACCGGGGCTCGCACGGCGATGGTCGCCTGAGCGGATACGGGTACGCCACGAATGCGGATTGGCCAAAAGGTGATGATGAACGCGGCGGTGGGTATGGCTATCGCGGCGGTGGGTATTATGAACATGGAAAACCCGAAGGAGATTTTAATCCCCATAGCCCCGTTTCCTGGCGCAACTACGCTGCCTGGGCAGGTGGGCCACGCAGCATTGCTTATGGCTTCCGGTGTGTACGAACAGCTCCGTAG
- a CDS encoding ABC transporter permease, with translation MLQNYFAIGIRNLLKDRSYTLLNVLGLTVSITFSLLLMVYVHDELSYDRFHDKAERIYRISSHVKETENEFNWAVAQMLAGETIKREYPAEVEASLRLLPADRVEYRNGQTRFLEEKFYFSGENIFSFFTFPLLEGDPRTALKEPNSIVLSQTTAEKYFGEIPSYLGKTLDNNRGETWKITGVMKDIPQNSHIRFDALQADHEIRQIAAADGGNWGQFAAYNYVLLQPKVDPQAFENKLKGMYDKYMASIFQPLKIKINYVVQPITSIRLYSKMTSEPEALGSLAYVRIIGLTAIFLVLLACINYINLTTARATRRAREVGVRKALGSTRGMLAAQFLTESALLALVSGVLGLALASALLPIFNVMSGKLLTLAALFHPSIMLGLASILVLAGLIAGSYPALVLSSFEAVAVLKGDQTRSGGGWLRQGLVIAQFSASLMMLIATGVIYDQLQFLKNKEVGFEKNQILVLRPDPGSTRRSEVSTFRSLLQQNSDLSNIATASVMPGIDATNKNLMTVESNEGMKEIGFDVVGADENFFPALGIKIVKGKNFAGQLGDTLNAVIVNEALVKKMSWADPIGKKIKVGGGPNAPFAQVVGVVNDYHQKSLYNPIEPLVFVYRPAAFVVHAKVKPSNLAATLKGVEAIWKSVFPAQEFKYTFLDDEFNQQFIADQKRGTLFSVFSGLSIFLACLGLLGLVAYTTEQRRREIGIRKVLGAGQGQVVALLARHFIILVLIAGVVAIPLAAWLLQRWLTEFPYHTALQPFTFISALLILLTLTMFTVSFHTIRAALANPVKSLKSE, from the coding sequence ATGCTGCAAAATTATTTCGCCATTGGCATCCGTAATCTGCTGAAAGATCGGAGCTACACGCTGCTCAATGTATTGGGGCTTACGGTGAGCATTACCTTTAGTTTGTTGTTGATGGTGTACGTCCATGATGAATTGAGTTATGACCGTTTTCACGACAAAGCAGAGCGCATTTACCGCATTAGTTCCCACGTCAAAGAAACGGAAAATGAATTCAATTGGGCCGTAGCGCAAATGCTGGCTGGCGAGACCATCAAACGAGAGTATCCGGCAGAAGTGGAAGCTTCCTTGCGCCTCTTGCCCGCCGACCGGGTGGAGTACCGCAATGGTCAAACCCGTTTTTTAGAAGAGAAATTTTATTTTTCTGGCGAAAACATCTTCAGCTTCTTTACTTTCCCCTTGCTGGAAGGTGATCCACGTACGGCGCTTAAAGAACCCAATTCTATCGTACTCTCCCAAACCACGGCGGAGAAATATTTTGGGGAAATCCCCTCCTACCTCGGCAAAACCCTCGACAACAATCGGGGCGAAACCTGGAAAATTACCGGGGTGATGAAAGACATTCCGCAAAATTCCCATATCCGTTTTGACGCTTTACAGGCCGACCACGAAATCCGGCAAATCGCTGCTGCGGACGGGGGTAATTGGGGACAATTTGCGGCCTACAATTATGTATTGCTCCAACCAAAAGTAGACCCTCAGGCTTTCGAAAACAAGCTTAAGGGCATGTACGACAAATACATGGCCTCCATTTTTCAGCCCTTGAAGATAAAAATCAACTATGTCGTACAGCCCATCACCTCAATCCGGCTGTATTCCAAAATGACCTCGGAGCCGGAAGCATTGGGCAGTTTGGCTTATGTGCGCATCATTGGATTGACCGCTATTTTTCTTGTTTTGCTGGCTTGCATCAACTACATCAACCTCACTACAGCTCGGGCCACCCGGCGGGCGCGGGAGGTAGGTGTGCGCAAGGCACTGGGTTCTACCCGGGGCATGTTGGCCGCTCAATTTTTGACCGAATCGGCTTTACTGGCTTTGGTTTCGGGTGTGCTTGGCCTGGCTTTGGCCAGTGCATTGCTACCCATTTTTAATGTCATGTCCGGAAAATTGCTGACCCTTGCGGCACTGTTTCATCCCAGCATTATGCTTGGTTTGGCCTCCATCCTGGTCTTGGCCGGATTGATTGCGGGCAGTTACCCCGCGCTGGTACTATCGAGTTTTGAAGCGGTGGCGGTGTTGAAAGGGGATCAAACCCGCAGTGGCGGCGGCTGGTTGCGTCAAGGTCTAGTCATTGCCCAGTTTTCAGCTTCCTTGATGATGTTGATTGCCACCGGTGTCATCTATGACCAGCTACAGTTTTTGAAAAACAAGGAAGTGGGATTTGAAAAAAATCAAATCCTGGTATTGCGACCCGATCCGGGAAGTACCCGCCGCAGCGAGGTTTCTACGTTTAGAAGTTTATTGCAACAAAACTCCGACCTCAGCAACATTGCCACTGCCTCGGTCATGCCCGGCATAGATGCCACCAATAAAAACCTGATGACCGTTGAAAGCAATGAAGGCATGAAGGAAATCGGTTTTGATGTAGTGGGTGCCGATGAAAACTTTTTCCCTGCCCTCGGCATCAAGATCGTAAAAGGTAAAAACTTTGCGGGGCAGTTGGGTGATACCCTCAATGCCGTCATTGTCAACGAAGCCCTGGTGAAAAAAATGAGCTGGGCAGATCCCATTGGCAAAAAAATAAAGGTAGGGGGCGGCCCAAATGCACCTTTTGCCCAAGTGGTCGGAGTGGTGAATGATTACCACCAAAAATCGCTGTACAACCCGATCGAGCCACTGGTTTTTGTGTACCGCCCAGCTGCTTTTGTGGTACACGCCAAAGTAAAACCCAGCAATTTGGCCGCAACGCTCAAAGGGGTAGAAGCTATTTGGAAATCCGTTTTCCCTGCGCAGGAGTTCAAATACACTTTTTTGGATGATGAGTTCAACCAGCAGTTTATCGCCGATCAAAAGCGGGGAACCCTGTTTTCGGTTTTTTCGGGTTTGAGCATTTTTCTGGCTTGTTTGGGCTTGTTGGGCCTGGTGGCATACACCACCGAGCAGCGGCGGCGTGAAATTGGCATCCGCAAGGTATTGGGCGCGGGGCAAGGGCAGGTTGTGGCCTTGTTGGCGCGGCATTTCATCATTTTGGTGCTCATTGCCGGAGTTGTGGCTATTCCTCTGGCGGCCTGGCTTTTGCAACGTTGGCTGACCGAATTTCCGTACCATACTGCCTTGCAGCCGTTTACTTTTATCTCGGCGTTGTTGATTTTATTGACCTTGACCATGTTCACGGTGAGTTTTCACACCATTCGTGCAGCTTTGGCCAATCCAGTGAAGTCCTTGAAGAGTGAATGA
- a CDS encoding type IV toxin-antitoxin system AbiEi family antitoxin: protein MATNDVVGIALANLQRNVGITGKWKAIGLKELDGQLTLNIDDHKFNFNVEIKQELRNYQLPNIITQAESFKPLIVVANRIFPKIKAELRAEQIAYLEANGNIYIKQNEFMLWVDAQKPIQKEKDQVNRAFTKTGLSVVFHFFMNENFINLPYRQIAKLTEVGLGNIHYVMNGLQEMGFLIKLNKNEYQLSNKKALLNKWMEAYAEKLKPSLKVGTFRFLKAEDFTNWKQIPLRSGKTWWGAEPAGDLFTNHLHPAELTLYTLETRTDLIKNYRLIPDDLGNVKVYKKFWHHDEVNDNVVPPLLIYADLINSNDRRCIETAQKIYDEFLQDKF from the coding sequence ATGGCAACAAATGATGTAGTAGGCATTGCCTTGGCGAATCTTCAGCGGAATGTCGGAATTACTGGCAAATGGAAAGCCATTGGCCTAAAAGAACTGGATGGACAATTGACCCTTAATATTGATGACCATAAATTCAATTTCAATGTTGAAATAAAGCAAGAATTAAGAAATTACCAATTGCCAAACATCATTACTCAAGCCGAAAGTTTTAAACCGCTAATTGTAGTGGCAAATCGGATTTTCCCTAAAATCAAAGCAGAGTTAAGGGCAGAGCAGATTGCTTATTTGGAAGCGAATGGCAACATTTACATCAAACAAAATGAATTCATGCTTTGGGTGGATGCACAAAAGCCCATCCAGAAAGAAAAAGACCAAGTAAACCGGGCATTCACCAAAACCGGATTAAGTGTTGTGTTTCACTTCTTTATGAATGAAAATTTCATCAATCTTCCTTATCGACAAATTGCGAAACTAACTGAAGTCGGCCTGGGCAATATCCACTATGTCATGAATGGCTTGCAAGAAATGGGTTTTTTAATCAAGCTGAATAAAAATGAGTATCAGCTCAGCAACAAAAAGGCGTTGTTGAACAAATGGATGGAAGCGTATGCCGAAAAGTTAAAGCCCAGCCTTAAAGTAGGTACGTTCCGCTTTTTGAAAGCTGAAGATTTTACCAACTGGAAGCAAATTCCACTCCGCTCAGGCAAAACATGGTGGGGGGCGGAACCAGCTGGAGACTTATTTACCAACCATTTGCACCCCGCAGAATTGACCTTGTACACACTTGAAACCAGAACTGATTTAATCAAGAACTATCGCCTGATACCCGACGACTTGGGGAATGTGAAAGTGTATAAAAAATTCTGGCACCATGATGAAGTGAATGATAATGTGGTGCCGCCATTGCTAATTTATGCCGATTTGATCAATAGCAATGACAGAAGATGTATAGAAACAGCCCAAAAAATATACGATGAGTTTTTACAAGATAAATTTTGA